One Serinus canaria isolate serCan28SL12 chromosome Z, serCan2020, whole genome shotgun sequence DNA window includes the following coding sequences:
- the FBXO4 gene encoding F-box only protein 4 isoform X1, protein MAAAAEPRGAGLEAAVRGGLRVLRERWMRGTRERGGTAPPPPPAPPDGAEGESALQTLPIDVQLNIMSFLSPQDLCRLGSTSCYWRAAVQDPLLWRYFLLRDLPSWTSIDWKSLPDEEVFNKAFSEVSDNALYDYMAVYKRSCPQGRRSLKSSRPRYGTVTSFLQSLVTQAEPRFAMFGPGLEELDNSLVQKMMTCPEILLVAGLPHRQIHGIGSGVSFQFNNQKFNIVTLYSTTSAERRRAREEQAVAVNKMFYQENSTVGNQQTMHYSVIAQVRKVCEVVDGFIYVANAEAHREHDRQEELARILAMIDPALGPPNRPLLVLSCVSHVAVKRIPCVYVAHQLQLNLLHQPWMMQDTVAATLDGLLNGIEWLLEEANCKSAQ, encoded by the exons ATGGCGGCGGCAGCGGAGCCGCGCGGCGCCGGCCTGGAGGCCGCGGTGCGGGGTGGGCTGCGCGTCCTCCGGGAGCGCTGGATGCGGGGCACCCGCGAGCGCGGCGGCACCGCGCCCCCCCCGCCGCCGGCGCCCCCGGACGGCGCGGAGGGAGAGAGCGCCCTGCAGACGCTGCCG ATCGACGTGCAGCTGAACATCATGTCCTTCCTCTCGCCCCAAGATTTGTGCCGCTTAGGAAGCACGAGTTGTTACTGGAGGGCAGCTGTGCAAGACCCGTTGTTATGGAGGTATTTTCTCCTGCGGGATCTTCCCTCTTGGACATCTATTGATTGGAAATCACTTCCAGATGAGGAGGTTTTTAATAAAGCCTTTTCAGAGGTCAGCGACAATGCGCTGTATGATTACATGGCAGT ATATAAAAGGAGCTGTCCTCAGGGTAGAAGAAGTTTGAAATCGAGCCGTCCCCGGTATGGGACTGTGACTTCCTTTTTGCAATCACTGGTCACTCAGGCAGAACCTCGCTTTGCTATGTTTGGGCCAGGTTTGGAAGAGCTGGACAACTCTTTAGTACAAAAGATGATGACATGCCCTGAAATTCTGCTGGTAGCTGGCCTACCTCATAGACAAATTCATG gAATTGGATCaggagtcagttttcagtttAACAATCAAAAATTCAATATTGTGACATTGTATTCCACCACGAG TGCGGAAAGGAGGAGAGCAAGGGAGGAGCAAGCTGTTGCTGTGAATAAGATGTTTTACCAAGAGAACAGCACAGTAGGGAACCAGCAAACCATGCACTACAGTGTAATAGCTCAAGTGAGGAAGGTGTGCGAAGTAGTTGATGGATTCATTTATGTTGCTAATGCAGAAGCTCATAGAG AACATGATCgtcaggaggagctggctcGTATTTTGGCAATGATTGATCCAGCCCTTGGGCCTCCGAACAGACCTCTGCTGGTTTTGTCCTGTGTGTCTCACGTTGCTGTGAAAAGAATTCCATGTGTTTACGTGGCACATCAGTTGCAACTAAATCTGCTGCATCAGCCCTGGATG atgCAGGACACTGTAGCTGCAACTTTAGATGGATTGCTAAATGGAATTGAGTGGCTCTTGGAAGAAGCAAATTGTAAAAGTGCTCAGTAG
- the FBXO4 gene encoding F-box only protein 4 isoform X2, translating into MSFLSPQDLCRLGSTSCYWRAAVQDPLLWRYFLLRDLPSWTSIDWKSLPDEEVFNKAFSEVSDNALYDYMAVYKRSCPQGRRSLKSSRPRYGTVTSFLQSLVTQAEPRFAMFGPGLEELDNSLVQKMMTCPEILLVAGLPHRQIHGIGSGVSFQFNNQKFNIVTLYSTTSAERRRAREEQAVAVNKMFYQENSTVGNQQTMHYSVIAQVRKVCEVVDGFIYVANAEAHREHDRQEELARILAMIDPALGPPNRPLLVLSCVSHVAVKRIPCVYVAHQLQLNLLHQPWMMQDTVAATLDGLLNGIEWLLEEANCKSAQ; encoded by the exons ATGTCCTTCCTCTCGCCCCAAGATTTGTGCCGCTTAGGAAGCACGAGTTGTTACTGGAGGGCAGCTGTGCAAGACCCGTTGTTATGGAGGTATTTTCTCCTGCGGGATCTTCCCTCTTGGACATCTATTGATTGGAAATCACTTCCAGATGAGGAGGTTTTTAATAAAGCCTTTTCAGAGGTCAGCGACAATGCGCTGTATGATTACATGGCAGT ATATAAAAGGAGCTGTCCTCAGGGTAGAAGAAGTTTGAAATCGAGCCGTCCCCGGTATGGGACTGTGACTTCCTTTTTGCAATCACTGGTCACTCAGGCAGAACCTCGCTTTGCTATGTTTGGGCCAGGTTTGGAAGAGCTGGACAACTCTTTAGTACAAAAGATGATGACATGCCCTGAAATTCTGCTGGTAGCTGGCCTACCTCATAGACAAATTCATG gAATTGGATCaggagtcagttttcagtttAACAATCAAAAATTCAATATTGTGACATTGTATTCCACCACGAG TGCGGAAAGGAGGAGAGCAAGGGAGGAGCAAGCTGTTGCTGTGAATAAGATGTTTTACCAAGAGAACAGCACAGTAGGGAACCAGCAAACCATGCACTACAGTGTAATAGCTCAAGTGAGGAAGGTGTGCGAAGTAGTTGATGGATTCATTTATGTTGCTAATGCAGAAGCTCATAGAG AACATGATCgtcaggaggagctggctcGTATTTTGGCAATGATTGATCCAGCCCTTGGGCCTCCGAACAGACCTCTGCTGGTTTTGTCCTGTGTGTCTCACGTTGCTGTGAAAAGAATTCCATGTGTTTACGTGGCACATCAGTTGCAACTAAATCTGCTGCATCAGCCCTGGATG atgCAGGACACTGTAGCTGCAACTTTAGATGGATTGCTAAATGGAATTGAGTGGCTCTTGGAAGAAGCAAATTGTAAAAGTGCTCAGTAG
- the RIMOC1 gene encoding RAB7A-interacting MON1-CCZ1 complex subunit 1 — MAAAAALRPRVVALGRRLGAPGARDTFLAKGSANLDKLKDLCNEGKEHPSTLFQLYTQAVLDITYFEENQLVDEDFPEESALQKLKELLSVLSEPEDLVRECGIKEPINILGAELLECLYWRKGALLYMYCHTAKERSEWLQENIATFKKCLNDGVQYLMKMLSFRCPLQLDEDISLQDKDTARLLSEGVFSDTHLLAMMYSGEMCYWGLKHCGEGKQESLESIDPVSSGDLGGRSQSISLDFQETGSNMLTKYVAVCEGPLKGQGWNTTTAKQMLHYFVKSRN, encoded by the exons atggcggcggcggcggcgctgcggcCGCGGGTGGTGGCGCTGGGCCGGCGGCTCGGGGCGCCCGGGGCCCGCG ATACCTTCTTAGCGAAAGGCTCTGCTAATCTGGACAAGCTGAAGGACCTCTGCAACGAAGGGAAAGAACATCCTTCCACGCTTTTTCAGCTCTATACCCAG GCTGTCCTAGACATTACGTATTTTGAGGAAAACCAGCTTGTGGATGAAGATTTTCCAGAAGAATCTGCCTTGCAAAAACTTAAAGaacttctttctgttctttcagaaCCAGAAGACCTAGTGAGGGAATGTGGAATAAAAGAA CCCATCAACATCCTTGGTGCAGAGTTGTTAGAATGTCTATACTGGAGAAAAGGAGCCCTGCTTTACATGTATTGCCacacagcaaaagaaaggaGTGAATGGCTACAAGAAAACATTGCCACATTCAAAAAG TGTCTTAATGATGGAGTTCAGTACTTGATGAAGATGCTTAGCTTTAGATGTCCTCTTCAGCTAGATGAAGATATCTCACTTCAAGATAAAGACACAGCTAGATTACTCAgtgaag gTGTATTTAGTGACACTCACTTACTGGCAATGATGTACAGTGGAGAAATGTGCTACTGGGGACTGAAACACTGTGgagaagggaagcaggaaaGCCTTGAGTCAATAGATCCTGTGTCTAGCGGTGACCTGGGCGGCAGATCACAGAGCATATCACTGGATTTCCAAGAAACAGGGAGCAACATGTTAACAAAGTATGTGGCCGTATGTGAGGGACCCTTAAAAGGTCAAGGGTGGAACACAACAACTGCGAAACAAATGCTGCATTACTTTGTGAAATCCCGCAACTAA